In Octopus bimaculoides isolate UCB-OBI-ISO-001 chromosome 26, ASM119413v2, whole genome shotgun sequence, the DNA window CGTTATTGAAATTTTTCCaggaaattttctttaaaaagttaTGGACGTTTAAAGTTTGATccttttcacccagtcaggaaacagaaTATGGAAGCTGTCACTTTGTCAACTATAGGCAAATCAAATTTTGCTCTCCGCTCGCCATATAATCCCTcataagtttctttattttttgctattttcaggaaaaaaaatgcGAATATGTATTCCACTCATCGGAATTCATGCAATtgtccaaaaataaaacaaaaaaatttttgggtgcatgatttaaggcctgtttggctgctatttttagcacatctgacAACCACTTCAATGAGTGGAAAATATTTGTCAATACGTGCTTTGTCGCACACAAAGGAATTCTCATGTCTCGCTTGTTACAATGGAAAcaggtatgaatgtgtttgtggtttacgattggctaaaaatacccaaaattttcaataacactttattgatttatagcgaaaataaTTTTCACGTAGTTCATTAcaatgaatatgaaatcaattcgaacagaattgaTGCCGGCGACCAAACATACTAGATCCCCTCCGCTTCCTTTAAGCCAAccaaggccatgctggggcaaaagCTCTATTGATACTTTATAGCACCTTGGATGTTCTACTGCTatagttacctcccttgcatCTGACCAAAAATcgtttgtatttataaaataaaagaaagttctGTAGAGAATGGTGTTTGATAAAGCCTCCTCTttaaattgttggttttgtaccgaaatcagaaataattattagtcAGGTGAAATGGAATCGAAGAATAACAGATAATGTTGTGGATAGGGGCGAATTTGTAAAGGTTTAATGTACATACCATTGTTGTtcgatttctttatattttaatgaaaggaGAAGAGAGAATAGGGACGGAATGTGGTTAATCTGTGGCTCGAAGTATCACATTTTTCTTCAAGGTAGAAAAAGAACTTGAAGCCCGATCCTCAGAAATCTGATTGCTTTCCTTAGAAACTTGTGAATTTATATCAAGTGATAATGATGAGATGTCACATTCTTCTTTGTTCCTTTCATAAACAGTGAGTAAACTTTTGATGAAAACAGAACCGCTTTCATCAGATCGGAAAGCTAGGTTTTCTGGAACAGTGGCAAAAGTAACATATAGATGTGGAACgttgaaatatttcttgatatCTTTCTCAGTAGGATTAATTTCACAAGTATTTACATAAATGAGTTTAGGTTTGTTTTTCAGGTGAGCACTCTTCTTTAGTGTTTTGTTAATAGAGGAATAAGGTAATTTCTCACCATCAATTCCAACAATATTCCCTAAAACCCCATGTGACATCAAGAACATAACGAAACAATCTTCACGGGCTGTACTTTCTGCAGCTTCTTTTAGAATTATATCTTCCATTTCCTCGGCCGTTTTATTAGAATAAAGATGAACATCGAAATTGAAATCAGTGAAAAGTTTCGTAATACCCTCCACATCCTTTTCACTTCCGAACCTTTCCTGGTACTTCTCCTCATCGTCAAATTTcccattatttattaatataacacGGCCATGTGTTTTGAATTTCATCGGGTAGACTGTCTGCTCGTCTAATAGTTTGAGTATTTCATTATGTTCTGACTTTTTCAAAGCCGACACAAATTCACGGGACCCATCTGGTAGTTTCTTATGTAGGATATTGTGTAACCGTCGCTTCTGATTGTTAGAATCTCTTTCAGACATTATTCCATCTATATTGTTCTCAGTCAATAAACCATTGGCTAAAGCTTCATCTAAAAATGAATCTATATCgtccaaatattttacaaaatcaaCTCGGAGTTTTTGAAATTGATTCTTAGAAATATAGTACAGTTGTTCagcattcatgtttatataaaacTTTGAATATTACAAGAATGTGAAACTGTAAATAATACCAATTATTTCATGAGAAAAGAAAGCCAAACTGTCCACCTCTTAACCTCCTGGTTTACGAAGATAAACGTTTCGGGTTATGTAGTCAGGTTACTTCGAAGACTTCAGGAACTAAGTCCagttatttacaaacacatatatttcaatGGCTCTTGTTAAATTTCCTTGACTCaattaaatttccttcaaagttCTGGATAGTTTTCCTCTGATGACATAAATTAgagttattttttctttagaaaCCAATAACAAcgaaattacaaatatttaaagtTATCTAATTCCAGCGATTAAATTGTTTCACCAGAATACTTTTAGAAAATGTGCATTTGACATAGTTCTAACTGATTCTGTCCCATTGAAAACATTTGATCTTCTTGAGTCAGAGAAATATGCACCattaaaatgaagagaaagaaggaagttaTTTCTTACAGATTTTATTTTCCTGTTAATTCGATGTTACGGTCAGAATACAAAATGCTGTAGTAGTCGGCTGTTTTACAGTGCTAAGGggaaaataataaagacaaaacGAGCGCACATTTAGTAACAACTGAGTCTGTTGCAGATGTTAGGAAGAGGTGGTTTGCTAAAAATGCTATAACGTGCAGCAGCGTCTGAAAGCGAAAACGATTGTTCCCGAATATTCTGAGAGGATTCGAATTGTTGGATTGTTGAATGTGGATCGGAGTAGAATGGCAAATGAATTAGTTTACTTCTGTTAACTTGTATTTTACCCAAAAATGTTGAGTTAAACAATAGAACTTATCTAAGCTTAGCGGTTGACATTAACAAATTTCTAAGTCCTAATCCCAATAACGATGGAAAGGATCTGGTAGAAAAATCGAGGCTAGAGTTTCGATTTCCAGCTATGGATCGAAGAGACGATTTCCATTATAATTTTGCTTGGTGATGATGAAAAGCTCGCTGGTTTATCCTTTATGAAGAATTACAAGGAGTTACAAGCAAGTAAAGTTGTGTAATTTCAAACAATCGAATGTCACCATTGTCCACACAGCGGAAGTTGAAACTATTATTCTGTTGTATCTCAAATCTGTAATCGGTTTTGCTCTTCATGCTCTAGATTTCTTGCAATTTGGAGATTAACCTTTGTATACTTTTATAGTTAAATTTGACATATTGAGATACATATATCCTACTTTCAAAGAATTGATAATTGTGTTTTTTCAGATCTGATCATGATTTCTTCAAGTAGACACAGATGTGTGAATAATCTTGATGGCTTCTATTATATCTGTGGCTCCTTCACACTTATCCGTGAAAGGCGCAAAACCACATCACTTGTGACTCAAGCTCATAAAGCCTATTTTGGAATTCTCCGAGTTGATCAACACAAAACATGGGGCCCTCATATTGTTTGTCATAACGGTGAGGAAATGCTTCGTGACTGGACAGCACAAAAAGCTTTGGCGAGAAAAATAGGCTTAAAGTATCTTATTCCAATATTCCTTCAACAATGAGACCTATTGTGCACTCTGNNNNNNNNNNNNNNNNNNNNNNNNNNNNNNNNNNNNNNNNNNNNNNNNNNNNNNNNNNNNNNNNNNNNNNNNNNNNNNNNNNNNNNNNNNNNNNNNNNNNNNNNNNNNNNNNNNNNNNNNNNNNNNNNNNNNNNNNNNNNNNNNNNNNNNNNNNNNNNNNNNNNNNNNNNNNNNNNNNNNNNNNNNNNNNNNNNNNNNNNNNNNNNNNNNNNNNNNNNNNNNNNNNNNNNNNNNNNNNNNNNNNNNNNNNNNNNNNNNNNNNNNNNNNNNNNNNNNNNNNNNNNNNNNNNNNNNNNNNNNNNNNNNNNNNNNNNNNNNNNNNNNNNNNNNNNNNNNNNNNNNNNNNNNNNNNNNNNNNNNNNNNNNNNNNNNNNNNNNNNNNNNNNNNNNNNNNNNNNNNNNNNNNNNNNNNNNNNNNNNNNNNNNNNNNNNNNNNNNNNNNNNNNNNNNNNNNNNNNNNNNNNNNNNNNNNNNNNNNNNNNNNNNNNNNNNNNNNNNNNNNNNNNNNNNNNNNNNNNNNNNNNNNNNNNNNNNNNNNNNNNNNNNNNNNNNNNNNNNNNNNNNNNNNNNNNNNNNNNNNNNNNNNNNNNNNNNNNNNNNNNNNNNNNNNNNNNNNNNNNNNNNNNNNNNNNNNNNNNNNNNNNNNNNNNNNNNNNNNNNNNNNNNNNNNNNNNNNNNNNNNNNNNNNNNNNNNNNNNNNNNNNNNNNNNNNNNNNNNNNNNNNNNNNNNNNNNNNNNNNNNNNNNNNNNNNNNNNNNNNNNNNNNNNNNNNNNNNNNNNNNNNNNNNNNNNNNNNNNNNNNNNNNNNNNNNNNNNNNNNNNNNNNNNNNNNNNNNNNNNNNNNNNNNNNNNNNNNNNNNNNNNNNNNNNNNNNNNNNNNNNNNNNNNNNNNNNNNNNNNNNNNNNNNNNNNNNNNNNNNNNNNNNNNNNNNNNNNNNNNNNNNNNNNNNNNNNNNNNNNNNNNNNNNNNNNNNNNNNNNNNNNNNNNNNNNNNNNNNNNNNNNNNNNNNNNNNNNNNNNNNNNNNNNNNNNNNNNNNNNNNNNNNNNNNNNNNNNNNNNNNNNNNNNNNNNNNNNNNNNNNNNNNNNNNNNNNNNNNNNNNNNNNNNNNNNNNNNNNNNNNNNNNNNNNNNNNNNNNNNNNNNNNNNNNNNNNNNNNNNNNNNNNNNNNNNNNNNNNNNNNNNNNNNNNNNNNNNNNNNNNNNNNNNNNNNNNNNNNNNNNNNNNNNNNNNNNNNNNNNNNNNNNNNNNNNNNNNNNNNNNNNNNNNNNNNNNNNNNNNNNNNNNNNNNNNNNNNNNNNNNNNNNNNNNNNNNNNNNNNNNNNNNNNNNNNNNNNNNNNNNNNNNNNNNNNNNNNNNNNNNNNNNNNNNNNNNNNNNNNNNNNNNNNNNNNNNNNNNNNNNNNNNNNNNNNNNNNNNNNNNNNNNNNNNNNNNNNNNNNNNNNNNNNNNNNNNNNNNNNNNNNNNNNNNNNNNNNNNNNNNNNNNNNNNNNNNNNNNNNNNNNNNNNNNNNNNNNNNNNNNNNNNNNNNNNNNNNNNNNNNNNNNNNNNNNNNNNNNNNNNNNNNNNNNNNNNNNNNNNNNNNNNNNNNNNNNNNNNNNNNNNNNNNNNNNNNNNNNNNNNNNNNNNNNNNNNNNNNNNNNNNNNNNNNNNNNNNNNNNNNNNNNNNNNNNNNNNNNNNNNNNNNNNNNNNNNNNNNNNNNNNNNNNNNNNNNNNNNNNNNNNNNNNNNNNNNNNNNNNNNNNNNNNNNNNNNNNNNNNNNNNNNNNNNNNNNNNNNNNNNNNNNNNNNNNNNNNNNNNNNNNNNNNNNNNNNNNNNNNNNNNNNNNNNNNNNNNNNNNNNNNNNNNNNNNNNNNNNNNNNNNNNNNNNNNNNNNNNNNNNNNNNNNNNNNNNNNNNNNNNNNNNNNNNNNNNNNNNNNNNNNNNNNNNNNNNNNNNNNNNNNNNNNNNNNNNNNNNNNNNNNNNNNNNNNNNNNNNNNNNNNNNNNNNNNNNNNNNNNNNNNNNNNNNNNNNNNNNNNNNNNNNNNNNNNNNNNNNNNNNNNNNNNNNNNNNNNNNNNNNNNNNNNNNNNNNNNNNNNNNNNNNNNNNNNNNNNNNNNNNNNNNNNNNNNNNNNNNNNNNNNNNNNNNNNNNNNNNNNNNNNNNNNNNNNNNNNNNNNNNNNNNNNNNNNNNNNNNNNNNNNNNNNNNNNNNNNNNNNNNNNNNNNNNNNNNNNNNNNNNNNNNNNNNNNNNNNNNNNNNNNNNNNNNNNNNNNNNNNNNNNNNNNNNNNNNNNNNNNNNNNNNNNNNNNNNNNNNNNNNNNNNNNNNNNNNNNNNNNNNNNNNNNNNNNNNNNNNNNNNNNNNNNNNNNNNNNNNNNNNNNNNNNNNNNNNNNNNNNNNNNNNNNNNNNNNNNNNNNNNNNNNNNNNNNNNNNNNNNNNNNNNNNNNNNNNNNNNNNNNNNNNNNNNNNNNNNNNNNNNNNNNNNNNNNNNNNNNNNNNNNNNNNNNNNNNNNNNNNNNNNNNNNNNNNNNNNNNNNNNNNNNNNNNNNNNNNNNNNNNNNNNNNNNNNNNNNNNNNNNNNNNNNNNNNNNNNNNNNNNNNNNNNNNNNNNNNNNNNNNNNNNNNNNNNNNNNNNNNNNNNNNNNNNNNNNNNNNNNNNNNNNNNNNNNNNNNNNNNNNNNNNNNNNNNNNNNNNNNNNNNNNNNNNNNNNNNNNNNNNNNNNNNNNNNNNNNNNNNNNNNNNNNNNNNNNNNNNNNNNNNNNNNNNNNNNNNNNNNNNNNNNNNNNNNNNNNNNNNNNNNNNNNNNNNNNNNNNNNNNNNNNNNNNNNNNNNNNNNNNNNNNNNNNNNNNNNNNNNNNNNNNNNNNNNNNNNNNNNNNNNNNNNNNNNNNNNNNNNNNNNNNNNNNNNNNNNNNNNNNNNNNNNNNNNNNNNNNNNNNNNNNNNNNNNNNNNNNNNNNNNNNNNNNNNNNNNNNNNNNNNNNNNNNNNNNNNNNNNNNNNNNNNNNNNNNNNNNNNNNNNNNNNNNNNNNNNNNNNNNNNNNNNNNNNNNNNNNNNNNNNNNNNNNNNNNNNNNNNNNNNNNNNNNNNNNNNNNNNNNNNNNNNNNNNNNNNNNNNNNNNNNNNNNNNNNNNNNNNNNNNNNNNNNNNNNNNNNNNNNNNNNNNNNNNNNNNNNNNNNNNNNNNNNNNNNNNNNNNNNNNNNNNNNNNNNNNNNNNNNNNNNNNNNNNNNNNNNNNNNNNNNNNNNNNNNNNNNNNNNNNNNNNNNNNNNNNNNNNNNNNNNNNNNNNNNNNNNNNNNNNNNNNNNNNNNNNNNNNNNNNNNNNNNNNNNNNNNNNNNNNNNNNNNNNNNNNNNNNNNNNNNNNNNNNNNNNNNNNNNNNNNNNNNNNNNNNNNNNNNNNNNNNNNNNNNNNNNNNNNNNNNNNNNNNNNNNNNNNNNNNNNNNNNNNNNNNNNNNNNNNNNNNNNNNNNNNNNNNNNNNNNNNNNNNNNNNNNNNNNNNNNNNNNNNNNNNNNNNNNNNNNNNNNNNNNNNNNNNNNNNNNNNNNNNNNNNNNNNNNNNNNNNNNNNNNNNNNNNNNNNNNNNNNNNNNNNNNNNNNNNNNNNNNNNNNNNNNNNNNNNNNNNNNNNNNNNNNNNNNNNNNNNNNNNNNNNNNNNNNNNNNNNNNNNNNNNNNNNNNNNNNNNNNNNNNNNNNNNNNNNNNNNNNNNNNNNNNNNNNNNNNNNNNNNNNNNNNNNNNNNNNNNNNNNNNNNNNNNNNNNNNNNNNNNNNNNNNNNNNNNNNNNNNNNNNNNNNNNNNNNNNNNNNNNNNNNNNNNNNNNNNNNNNNNNNNNNNNNNNNNNNNNNNNNNNNNNNNNNNNNNNNNNNNNNNNNNNNNNNNNNNNNNNNNNNNNNNNNNNNNNNNNNNNNNNNNNNNNNNNNNNNNNNNNNNNNNNNNNNNNNNNNNNNNNNNNNNNNNNNNNNNNNNNNNNNNNNNNNNNNNNNNNNNNNNNNNNNNNNNNNNNNNNNNNNNNNNNNNNNNNNNNNNNNNNNNNNNNNNNNNNNNNNNNNNNNNNNNNNNNNNNNNNNNNNNNNNNNNNNNNNNNNNNNNNNNNNNNNNNNNNNNNNNNNNNNNNNNNNNNNNNNNNNNNNNNNNNNNNNNNNNNNNNNNNNNNNNNNNNNNNNNNNNNNNNNNNNNNNNNNNNNNNNNNNNNNNNNNNNNNNNNNNNNNNNNNNNNNNNNNNNNNNNNNNNNNNNNNNNNNNNNNNNNNNNNNNNNNNNNNNNNNNNNNNNNNNNNNNNNNNNNNNNNNNNNNNNNNNNNNNNNNNNNNNNNNNNNNNNNNNNNNNNNNNNNNNNNNNNNNNNNNNNNNNNNNNNNNNNNNNNNNNNNNNNNNNNNNNNNNNNNNNNNNNNNNNNNNNNNNNNNNNNNNNNNNNNNNNNNNNNNNNNNNNNNNNNNNNNNNNNNNNNNNNNNNNNNNNNNNNNNNNNNNNNNNNNNNNNNNNNNNNNNNNNNNNNNNNNNNNNNNNNNNNNNNNNNNNNNNNNNNNNNNNNNNNNNNNNNNNNNNNNNNNNNNNNNNNNNNNNNNNNNNNNNNNNNNNNNNNNNNNNNNNNNNNNNNNNNNNNNNNNNNNNNNNNNNNNNNNNNNNNNNNNNNNNNNNNNNNNNNNNNNNNNNNNNNNNNNNNNNNNNNNNNNNNNNNNNNNNNNNNNNNNNNNNNNNNNNNNNNNNNNNNNNNNNNNNNNNNNNNNNNNNNNNNNNNNNNNNNNNNNNNNNNNNNNNNNNNNNNNNNNNNNNNNNNNNNNNNNNNNNNNNNNNNNNNNNNNNNNNNNNNNNNNNNNNNNNNNNNNNNNNNNNNNNNNNNNNNNNNNNNNNNNNNNNNNNNNNNNNNNNNNNNNNNNNNNNNNNNNNNNNNNNNNNNNNNNNNNNNNNNNNNNNNNNNNNNNNNNNNNNNNNNNNNNNNNNNNNNNNNNNNNNNNNNNNNNNNNNNNNNNNNNNNNNNNNNNNNNNNNNNNNNNNNNNNNNNNNNNNNNNNNNNNNNNNNNNNNNNNNNNNNNNNNNNNNNNNNNNNNNNNNNNNNNNNNNNNNNNNNNNNNNNNNNNNNNNNNNNNNNNNNNNNNNNNNNNNNNNNNNNNNNNNNNNNNNNNNNNNNNNNNNNNNNNNNNNNNNNNNNNNNNNNNNNNNNNNNNNNNNNNNNNNNNNNNNNNNNNNNNNNNNNNNNNNNNNNNNNNNNNNNNNNNNNNNNNNNNNNNNNNNNNNNNNNNNNNNNNNNNNNNNNNNNNNNNNNNNNNNNNNNNNNNNNNNNNNNNNNNNNNNNNNNNNNNNNNNNNNNNNNNNNNNNNNNNNNNNNNNNNNNNNNNNNNNNNNNNNNNNNNNNNNNNNNNNNNNNNNNNNNNNNNNNNNNNNNNNNNNNNNNNNNNNNNNNNNNNNNNNNNNNNNNNNNNNNNNNNNNNNNNNNNNNNNNNNNNNNNNNNNNNNNNNNNNNNNNNNNNNNNNNNNNNNNNNNNNNNNNNNNNNNNNNNNNNNNNNNNNNNNNNNNNNNNNNNNNNNNNNNNNNNNNNNNNNNNNNNNNNNNNNNNNNNNNNNNNNNNNNNNNNNNNNNNNNNNNNNNNNNNNNNNNNNNNNNNNNNNNNNNNNNNNNNNNNNNNNNNNNNNNNNNNNNNNNNNNNNNNNNNNNNNNNNNNNNNNNNNNNNNNNNNNNNNNNNNNNNNNNNNNNNNNNNNNNNNNNNNNNNNNNNNNNNNNNNNNNNNNNNNNNNNNNNNNNNNNNNNNNNNNNNNNNNNNNNNNNNNNNNNNNNNNNNNNNNNNNNNNNNNNNNNNNNNNNNNNNNNNNNNNNNNNNNNNNNNNNNNNNNNNNNNNNNNNNNNNNNNNNNNNNNNNNNNNNNNNNNNNNNNNNNNNNNNNNNNNNNNNNNNNNNNNNNNNNNNNNNNNNNNNNNNNNNNNNNNNNNNNNNNNNNNN includes these proteins:
- the LOC106879492 gene encoding caspase-7 encodes the protein MNAEQLYYISKNQFQKLRVDFVKYLDDIDSFLDEALANGLLTENNIDGIMSERDSNNQKRRLHNILHKKLPDGSREFVSALKKSEHNEILKLLDEQTVYPMKFKTHGRVILINNGKFDDEEKYQERFGSEKDVEGITKLFTDFNFDVHLYSNKTAEEMEDIILKEAAESTAREDCFVMFLMSHGVLGNIVGIDGEKLPYSSINKTLKKSAHLKNKPKLIYVNTCEINPTEKDIKKYFNVPHLYVTFATVPENLAFRSDESGSVFIKSLLTVYERNKEECDISSLSLDINSQVSKESNQISEDRASSSFSTLKKNVILRATD